The following proteins are co-located in the Deinococcus metallilatus genome:
- a CDS encoding ABC transporter permease subunit — protein MSSPEAGEIAIQLTDVTVRLGGQTVMEDVNLTVPHGEFLAVIGPSGGGKSTLLRVLAGLLRPQEGTVYVASPPALMFQDNRLLPWRTALRNVGLPRDLGAGGGLAPREALHMVGLDAYADYYPAQLSGGMRARVALARALAQSHDVLLLDEPFSALDALVRERFNAELRHLHDKTGRTTILVTHSIREAVWLADRVAVLRGGHIVEVLDTRGAGRVTAYTDGLEAELRALLGTGDSTRVVVEPRARPYLGWLAPASAVIAGLLLWEVGARALHQPFLLPGPAQVWAELSRSPGEFAQATWGTARVALLGALLGSLAGALIGYPLAKSRALERFLSPFVVASQSAPIVVLAPLLITWFGFGTVPAVLVSALSALYPVMVATIVGVREVPATSYELFSTLRATPWQRLTRLELPSALPVMLGGLRLALSLALIGAVVWEFVSNQKPGLGFLVNQARAYYNTPRQFAAIALLIGLGVLLYLAVTALERRVLRHRRQV, from the coding sequence ATGAGTTCGCCCGAAGCGGGCGAGATCGCCATCCAGCTCACGGACGTGACCGTGCGGCTGGGCGGCCAGACGGTGATGGAGGACGTGAATCTGACGGTGCCGCACGGCGAGTTCCTGGCGGTGATCGGCCCCTCGGGGGGTGGCAAGAGCACGCTGCTGCGGGTGCTGGCCGGGCTGCTGCGCCCGCAGGAGGGGACCGTTTACGTCGCCTCGCCCCCCGCGCTGATGTTTCAGGACAACCGGCTGCTGCCCTGGCGCACGGCGCTGCGAAACGTGGGGCTGCCGCGCGACCTGGGCGCAGGGGGCGGCCTGGCCCCCCGCGAGGCGCTGCATATGGTGGGGCTGGACGCCTATGCGGACTACTACCCCGCGCAGCTCTCCGGCGGGATGCGGGCGCGGGTGGCGCTGGCCCGCGCGCTGGCGCAGAGCCACGACGTGCTGCTGCTGGACGAACCGTTCTCGGCGCTCGACGCCCTGGTACGCGAACGCTTCAACGCCGAACTGCGCCACCTGCACGACAAGACCGGGCGCACGACCATCCTGGTCACGCATTCCATCCGCGAGGCGGTCTGGCTGGCCGACCGGGTGGCGGTACTGCGCGGCGGGCACATCGTGGAGGTGCTGGACACGCGCGGCGCGGGGCGCGTCACGGCCTACACGGACGGTCTGGAAGCCGAGCTGCGCGCGCTGCTGGGCACCGGGGACAGCACCCGCGTCGTGGTGGAGCCGCGCGCCCGCCCGTATCTGGGCTGGCTGGCCCCCGCCTCCGCCGTGATCGCGGGCCTGCTGCTGTGGGAGGTGGGGGCGCGGGCGCTGCATCAGCCCTTCCTCCTGCCCGGCCCGGCACAGGTCTGGGCGGAGTTGAGCCGCAGCCCGGGCGAATTCGCGCAGGCGACCTGGGGCACGGCCCGCGTCGCGCTGCTGGGGGCCCTCCTGGGCTCGCTGGCGGGGGCGCTGATCGGCTATCCCCTCGCCAAGTCGCGGGCGCTGGAACGCTTCCTGAGTCCCTTCGTCGTCGCGTCGCAGAGTGCGCCTATCGTGGTGCTGGCGCCGCTGCTGATCACCTGGTTCGGCTTCGGCACCGTCCCCGCCGTGCTGGTGAGCGCCCTCTCGGCCCTCTATCCCGTCATGGTCGCCACCATCGTCGGCGTGCGCGAGGTGCCCGCCACCAGCTACGAACTCTTCTCCACCCTGCGGGCCACGCCCTGGCAGCGGCTCACCCGGCTGGAACTGCCCTCCGCCCTCCCGGTGATGCTGGGCGGATTGAGGCTGGCCCTCAGCCTCGCGCTGATCGGCGCCGTCGTGTGGGAGTTCGTGAGCAACCAGAAACCCGGCCTGGGCTTTCTGGTCAACCAGGCCCGCGCCTACTACAACACCCCCCGCCAGTTCGCGGCCATCGCCCTGCTGATCGGGCTGGGCGTGCTGCTGTACCTGGCGGTGACGGCGCTGGAACGGCGGGTGTTGCGGCACCGCAGGCAGGTGTAG
- the tmpR gene encoding bifunctional dihydropteridine reductase/dihydrofolate reductase TmpR — translation MTGGGKGTALVTGAARGIGRALAVALAAEGYAVAVHYRGSQADARETARLCGEKGVQTTTLQADVTDPAQARRLVREAHAAFPGSPLAVLVNNVGNYVHKPLLETTDAEWSEMLASNLTATFTTCQEAAPLMQAAGFGRIVNLGYAGARYLIARPGIVPYTIAKAGVLQLSHALGKLLAGTGVSVNVVSPGVIETSVSQPLREIPAGRVGTVAELVDAALYFVRASDYVTGQELEVAGGWNL, via the coding sequence GTGACGGGCGGCGGGAAAGGTACGGCGCTGGTGACGGGGGCAGCGCGCGGCATCGGGCGGGCGCTGGCCGTCGCGCTGGCCGCCGAGGGCTATGCCGTCGCCGTGCATTACCGGGGCAGCCAGGCGGACGCGCGGGAAACAGCCCGGTTGTGCGGGGAAAAGGGCGTCCAGACGACCACCCTCCAGGCCGACGTGACCGACCCCGCCCAGGCCCGGCGGCTGGTGCGGGAGGCACACGCGGCCTTCCCCGGCTCGCCCCTCGCCGTCCTGGTGAACAACGTCGGAAACTACGTGCATAAGCCGCTGCTGGAGACGACCGATGCCGAGTGGTCGGAGATGCTCGCCAGCAACCTCACCGCGACCTTCACCACCTGCCAGGAAGCGGCGCCGCTGATGCAGGCGGCGGGGTTCGGACGGATCGTGAACCTGGGGTACGCCGGGGCGCGGTACCTGATCGCGCGGCCCGGCATCGTGCCCTACACCATCGCCAAGGCGGGCGTCTTGCAGCTTTCGCACGCGCTGGGCAAGCTTCTGGCGGGCACCGGCGTCAGCGTGAACGTGGTCAGCCCCGGCGTGATCGAAACCAGCGTCAGCCAGCCCCTGCGCGAGATTCCCGCCGGGCGCGTCGGCACGGTGGCTGAACTGGTGGACGCCGCGCTGTACTTCGTGCGCGCCAGCGACTACGTGACCGGGCAGGAACTGGAGGTGGCGGGCGGCTGGAATCTGTGA
- a CDS encoding FmdB family zinc ribbon protein, whose translation MPTYVYKNLETGELYEIKQSMRDEPLTQHPETGAPVKRVLSTPGIAFRGSGFYVTDSRPQSKGEGGQGGGGE comes from the coding sequence ATGCCCACGTACGTGTACAAGAATCTGGAAACCGGCGAACTCTACGAGATCAAGCAGAGCATGCGCGACGAGCCGCTGACGCAGCACCCGGAGACGGGGGCGCCGGTCAAGCGCGTCCTCTCCACGCCCGGCATCGCCTTTCGGGGCAGCGGCTTTTACGTGACCGACTCGCGGCCCCAGAGCAAGGGTGAGGGCGGCCAGGGCGGCGGCGGCGAGTGA
- a CDS encoding acyl-CoA dehydrogenase C-terminal domain-containing protein yields MPQYRAPLRDIKFLMHELLGAPQVLGGLPFYAQNETADADLMTQVLEEGARFVETELVPLNQIGDQEGCTRHEDGSVTTPTGFKAAYDKYRQAGWTALDADPAYGGQGMPHLVSTVMSEMITSANVAWGMYPGLSHGAYSALHAVGSEELKNTYLPKIVSGEWTGTMCLTEPHAGTDLGIIRTRATDNGDGSYSITGTKIFISAGEHDLADNIVHLVLARLEGSPMGTKGISLFLVPKFLPNADGTPGERNGVMCGSLEHKMGIHGNATAVLNFDGAKGYLVGEINKGMNHMFIMMNAARLGTGLQGLGLGEVAYQNALAYAKDRLQMRHEPRVDPAEPADPIIVHPDVRRMLLTGKAYTEAGRALAMWLALSIDIEHHHPDEAQRKEAADLVALLTPVAKAFMTDNGFQTAVLSQQVYGGHGYIREWGMEQFVRDARIGQIYEGTNGIQSLDLLGRKVLMDGGKKLQKLAGMLQQFVEENAEDEHLAPYLDQLGKAANQLGTLTMVIGQKAMQGPEGADEVNAAAVDYLRYFGHVVYGYLWARMAKIAQEKIDAGQDKDGFYLSKVQTAKFYFTKLFPETKMLAATIKAGNEPLTVDDRAVFGLEKNLVGA; encoded by the coding sequence ATGCCCCAGTACAGAGCACCCCTGCGCGACATCAAGTTCCTGATGCACGAGCTTCTCGGCGCCCCCCAGGTCCTGGGCGGCCTGCCCTTCTACGCCCAGAACGAAACCGCCGACGCTGACCTGATGACCCAGGTGCTGGAGGAAGGCGCCCGCTTCGTCGAAACCGAGCTGGTGCCGCTCAACCAGATCGGGGACCAGGAAGGCTGCACCCGGCACGAGGACGGCAGCGTGACCACGCCCACCGGCTTCAAGGCGGCCTACGACAAGTACCGCCAGGCGGGCTGGACCGCCCTCGACGCCGACCCCGCCTACGGCGGCCAGGGGATGCCTCACCTCGTCAGCACGGTCATGAGCGAGATGATCACCAGTGCCAACGTGGCCTGGGGCATGTATCCCGGCCTCTCGCACGGCGCGTACTCGGCGCTGCACGCGGTCGGCAGCGAGGAGCTGAAGAACACCTACCTCCCGAAGATCGTCAGCGGCGAGTGGACCGGGACGATGTGCCTCACCGAGCCGCACGCGGGCACCGACCTGGGCATCATCCGCACCCGGGCGACCGATAACGGCGACGGCAGCTACAGCATCACCGGCACCAAGATCTTCATCAGCGCGGGGGAGCACGACCTGGCGGACAACATCGTCCACCTCGTGCTGGCGCGGCTGGAAGGCAGTCCGATGGGGACGAAGGGCATTTCGCTCTTCCTGGTGCCCAAGTTCCTGCCCAATGCCGACGGCACACCCGGCGAGCGCAACGGCGTGATGTGCGGGTCCCTGGAACACAAGATGGGGATTCACGGCAACGCGACCGCCGTGCTGAACTTCGACGGCGCGAAGGGCTACCTTGTCGGCGAGATCAACAAGGGCATGAACCACATGTTCATCATGATGAACGCCGCCCGCCTGGGGACCGGCCTCCAGGGCCTCGGCCTCGGGGAAGTGGCGTACCAGAATGCCCTGGCCTACGCCAAGGACCGCCTCCAGATGCGGCACGAGCCGCGCGTGGACCCCGCCGAACCCGCCGACCCGATCATCGTCCATCCCGACGTGCGCCGGATGCTGCTGACTGGCAAGGCATACACGGAAGCGGGCCGCGCGCTGGCGATGTGGCTGGCGCTGAGCATCGACATCGAGCACCACCACCCCGATGAGGCGCAGCGCAAGGAAGCGGCCGATCTGGTCGCGCTGCTGACGCCAGTCGCCAAGGCCTTCATGACCGACAACGGCTTCCAGACGGCCGTGCTGAGTCAGCAGGTCTACGGCGGGCACGGCTACATCCGCGAGTGGGGCATGGAGCAGTTCGTGCGTGACGCCCGCATCGGCCAGATTTACGAGGGCACCAATGGCATCCAGTCCCTCGACCTGCTGGGCCGCAAGGTGCTGATGGACGGCGGCAAGAAGCTCCAGAAGCTCGCCGGAATGCTTCAGCAGTTCGTGGAGGAGAACGCGGAAGACGAGCATCTCGCTCCCTACCTCGACCAACTCGGCAAGGCCGCGAACCAGCTCGGCACGCTCACCATGGTGATCGGCCAGAAGGCGATGCAGGGGCCGGAAGGGGCGGACGAGGTGAACGCCGCCGCCGTGGACTACCTGCGGTACTTCGGGCACGTCGTGTACGGCTACCTGTGGGCCAGGATGGCGAAGATCGCGCAGGAGAAGATCGACGCCGGGCAGGACAAGGACGGCTTCTATCTCAGCAAGGTGCAGACGGCGAAGTTCTACTTCACCAAGCTGTTCCCCGAGACCAAGATGCTCGCCGCGACCATCAAGGCCGGAAACGAGCCGCTCACGGTGGACGACCGCGCGGTGTTCGGGCTGGAGAAGAATCTGGTCGGGGCGTAA
- a CDS encoding DNA-3-methyladenine glycosylase family protein: protein MTAAPPDAPFQPLTDHAGALAWLARDPVLAEVLARAQPLPVLTPTPDPFGTLIRSVVGQQLSTKAAASIHARVEGALGGVAPEPLLRAAPEDLRALGLSWAKVRTVRALADAALSGQVDFAHLAALLDEEVITALTPLPGIGRWTVEMFLMFGLARPDVFSFGDLVLRQGLLRLYPDLAPGPTQAERVASWSPYRTLAARTLWAEAARLRQGAGGLSPSDPL, encoded by the coding sequence ATGACCGCCGCCCCACCCGACGCACCTTTCCAGCCCCTGACCGACCACGCCGGGGCGCTGGCGTGGCTGGCGCGTGACCCGGTGCTGGCTGAGGTCCTGGCCCGCGCCCAGCCCCTCCCCGTGCTGACGCCCACCCCGGACCCCTTCGGTACCCTGATCAGGAGCGTGGTGGGGCAGCAGCTCTCCACGAAGGCGGCCGCCAGCATTCATGCCCGTGTGGAGGGCGCGCTGGGTGGCGTGGCCCCCGAACCGCTGCTGCGCGCCGCCCCGGAGGACCTGCGCGCGCTGGGACTGTCCTGGGCCAAGGTCCGCACGGTGCGCGCCCTGGCAGACGCGGCGCTCTCAGGCCAGGTGGATTTCGCCCACCTGGCGGCATTGCTGGACGAAGAGGTCATCACGGCGCTCACGCCTCTGCCCGGCATCGGGCGCTGGACCGTGGAGATGTTCCTGATGTTCGGCCTCGCGCGGCCCGACGTGTTCAGTTTCGGGGACCTGGTGCTGCGGCAGGGCCTCCTCCGCCTGTACCCGGACCTTGCCCCCGGCCCGACACAGGCGGAACGGGTGGCGTCGTGGTCGCCTTACCGCACGCTGGCGGCCCGGACGCTGTGGGCGGAAGCCGCACGGCTGCGGCAGGGGGCAGGCGGCCTCTCTCCCAGTGACCCGCTCTGA
- a CDS encoding winged helix-turn-helix domain-containing protein produces the protein MTQTQQEVVRVTDPAVARALRQNTSFLGQFLQPRSPSEVAPRLDMAANLAHHHARKLADLGLLFEAKREGGKVFYQLAAPEFRVPSDLLPPGEEGGNGTADLRDLSAAFLHAYERSWGRMHTGEEDVYGFGDREHPARPQPLPDAPAAEPYPTHLDALTLRLTPERYQRLARAMSALLDEAAEGIREGGQPCTVAVLAFQGVPGAEAENFRGISRRTDSFLGAPTA, from the coding sequence ATGACACAGACGCAGCAGGAGGTGGTGCGCGTGACCGACCCGGCGGTGGCCCGCGCGCTGCGGCAGAACACGAGTTTCCTGGGGCAGTTCCTCCAGCCCCGTTCGCCCAGCGAGGTCGCCCCGCGGCTGGACATGGCCGCCAACCTCGCCCACCACCACGCCCGCAAGCTGGCGGACCTGGGCCTGCTGTTCGAGGCGAAACGCGAGGGCGGGAAGGTGTTCTATCAACTCGCCGCGCCCGAGTTCCGGGTGCCCTCGGACCTCCTGCCTCCGGGTGAGGAGGGAGGCAACGGGACCGCCGATTTGCGTGACCTCTCAGCGGCCTTCCTGCACGCCTACGAACGCTCGTGGGGCCGGATGCACACCGGAGAGGAGGACGTGTACGGCTTTGGCGACCGCGAGCACCCCGCCCGGCCCCAGCCCCTGCCGGACGCCCCCGCCGCCGAGCCCTACCCCACGCACCTCGACGCGCTGACGCTCAGGCTGACGCCGGAACGCTACCAGCGGCTTGCCCGCGCCATGAGTGCGCTGCTGGACGAGGCCGCCGAGGGCATCCGCGAGGGAGGACAGCCCTGCACGGTCGCTGTCCTGGCTTTTCAGGGGGTGCCCGGTGCCGAGGCGGAAAACTTTCGGGGGATTTCCCGCCGTACCGATTCCTTCCTGGGTGCTCCGACCGCCTGA
- a CDS encoding YbaY family lipoprotein, translated as MKRFAALLLAALLATPASAQSITITRTTTSTSTNTSAPMPSLTDVPAGWRVVSGRISAPNEVRLPSGSTVTLNIEDVTRLNAPGTTRLTVSFPSTRLSTPYQFQYNPARMNPRRVYAVTVRVTGPNGRLLYSSNKAQELPRSQNAVLNLKVTPAR; from the coding sequence ATGAAACGATTCGCTGCGCTGCTGCTGGCGGCTCTGCTCGCCACGCCCGCTTCCGCCCAGAGCATCACCATCACCCGGACGACCACCAGCACGTCCACCAACACGTCGGCCCCCATGCCCAGCCTGACCGATGTGCCCGCCGGGTGGCGGGTCGTGAGTGGCCGCATCTCGGCCCCCAACGAGGTGCGGCTGCCCTCGGGCAGCACCGTGACCCTCAACATCGAGGACGTGACCCGGCTGAATGCGCCCGGCACCACCCGGCTGACGGTCAGCTTCCCCTCCACGCGCCTCTCCACGCCCTACCAGTTCCAGTACAACCCAGCCCGCATGAACCCGCGCCGCGTCTACGCCGTGACCGTCCGCGTCACGGGACCGAACGGCCGCCTGCTGTACAGCAGCAACAAGGCGCAGGAACTGCCGCGCAGCCAGAACGCCGTGCTGAACCTCAAGGTTACGCCCGCCCGTTGA
- a CDS encoding Crp/Fnr family transcriptional regulator, which translates to MNYPSLVWHLKRTELFADLELAELERVAASTPYRSYGPGEVIYRMDDPADALYFVRSGLIKISKLFPNGKEAILGVVGQHDTFGELLLQPEERRPTQAEALERTTLIVLPRAELQKLLDTKPALAMKLIRLMAARLFEAQSWTATVSAYSAPERVASLLYRLAREFGRPHPQGVELALKLNQEDIARMVGATRETVSHSLGKLKQEGAISRARTPLVVRLDVLKRYLEE; encoded by the coding sequence ATGAATTACCCTAGCCTGGTCTGGCACCTCAAGCGGACGGAGCTGTTCGCGGACCTTGAGCTGGCCGAACTGGAACGGGTGGCCGCCTCGACGCCCTACCGCTCCTACGGGCCGGGCGAGGTGATCTACCGCATGGACGACCCGGCGGACGCCCTCTACTTCGTGCGGAGCGGGCTGATCAAGATCAGCAAGCTCTTTCCCAACGGCAAGGAAGCGATTCTCGGCGTGGTCGGCCAGCACGACACCTTCGGTGAGCTGCTGCTGCAACCGGAAGAGCGCCGCCCCACCCAGGCCGAAGCCCTGGAACGCACCACCCTGATCGTGCTGCCGCGGGCCGAACTGCAAAAGCTGCTGGACACCAAACCCGCCCTCGCCATGAAGCTGATCCGCCTGATGGCCGCCCGGCTGTTCGAGGCGCAGTCGTGGACCGCCACCGTCAGTGCCTACAGCGCCCCCGAGCGCGTCGCCAGCCTGCTCTACCGCCTGGCCCGCGAGTTCGGCCGACCCCACCCGCAGGGCGTGGAACTGGCCCTCAAGCTGAATCAGGAGGACATCGCGCGGATGGTGGGGGCCACCCGCGAAACCGTCAGCCACTCCCTCGGAAAGCTCAAGCAGGAGGGGGCGATCAGCCGCGCCCGCACACCGCTGGTCGTGCGCCTGGATGTCCTGAAACGCTACCTGGAGGAGTAA
- a CDS encoding NUDIX domain-containing protein, with protein sequence MDRPVVCVGALVWGPDGRVLLARTTKWRGLWGVPGGKVDWGETLSDAVRREFREETGLTLSDVRYAQTQEAVLSGEFHKPAHLLLVDFFARTDTHEITPNEEIAEWVWVPLTEAVHYPLNTVTRTLVELALNVEARGRGEA encoded by the coding sequence ATGGACAGACCAGTCGTCTGCGTGGGCGCACTCGTATGGGGACCGGACGGGCGCGTCTTGCTCGCCCGCACGACGAAATGGCGCGGGTTGTGGGGCGTGCCCGGCGGCAAGGTGGACTGGGGCGAGACGCTCTCGGACGCGGTGCGGCGCGAGTTCCGCGAGGAGACGGGTCTCACGCTCTCGGACGTGCGCTACGCCCAGACGCAGGAGGCCGTGCTGAGCGGGGAGTTCCACAAGCCCGCCCACCTGCTGCTGGTGGACTTCTTCGCGCGGACGGACACGCACGAGATCACGCCCAACGAGGAAATCGCGGAATGGGTCTGGGTGCCGCTGACGGAGGCCGTCCATTACCCGCTGAACACGGTCACGCGCACGCTGGTCGAACTCGCCCTGAACGTGGAGGCACGGGGCCGGGGAGAGGCGTGA